The following proteins are encoded in a genomic region of Grus americana isolate bGruAme1 chromosome 5, bGruAme1.mat, whole genome shotgun sequence:
- the BET1L gene encoding BET1-like protein, whose product MAEWGRGQSPNAVEDMLDVENKRMADSLASKVTRLKSLALDIDKDADEQNRYLDGMDSDFMSVTGLLTGSVKRFSTMTRSGRDNRKLLCSVSAGLIVVFFILYYLVSKAGT is encoded by the exons ATGGCGGAGTGGGGCCGAG gtCAGAGTCCAAACGCTGTGGAGGATATGCTGGATGTAGAGAACAAGCGTATGGCAGACAGCCTGGCCAGCAAGGTCACCAGGCTGAAGTCG CTGGCCCTGGATATTGACAAAGATGCTGACGAACAAAACCGTTACCTGGATGGCATG GATTCAGATTTTATGAGCGTGACTGGCCTGCTAACTGGCAGCGTGAAGCGTTTCTCCACCATGACGCGGTCCGGGAGGGATAATCGCAAGTTGCTCTGTTCTGTTTCAGCGGGACTGattgttgttttcttcatcCTCTACTATCTTGTGTCCAAAGCGGGGACTTGA